Proteins encoded together in one Papaver somniferum cultivar HN1 unplaced genomic scaffold, ASM357369v1 unplaced-scaffold_21, whole genome shotgun sequence window:
- the LOC113339342 gene encoding patatin-like protein 2, producing the protein MDKVESSVRYSDRLPPSKLITILCIDGGGVRGIIPSTILEFLEAQLQKLDGPEARLCDYFDIVSGTSTGGLVTAMLTAPDEHNRPLFAAKEIPQFYLDHSSKIFPQMNRGILDNAKKWIHDMVGGPKYDGEYFHGLLRKLLGQTRLHQTLTSVAIPAYDVKQRHTCIFTTHKAKTTLLEDPLLSDVCIGTSAAPTYLPPHRFQVKSKTGESEEEVREYNLIDGGVAANCPLTIPYGLIPGVCKGNPSFFNQGNGKVLILSLGTGSSTRAEAEKQEITAEIAAKWGVVDWLRYTNGLSDLFSPAESDISYYDNASILALSQLWLGSNKIEFLRIQHNFTNSESGTLSSMDIATKENLESLVRVGQDLLKKPVTQVNVETGHLEPVVHNDQENLLHQETNQEALIRFAKLLSSERKDRIRRKHSGMAAGFTSTGL; encoded by the exons ATGGATAAAGTGGAGAGTTCTGTTAGGTATAGTGATCGATTACCACCTTCAAAACTAATCACAATTCTTTGTATCGATGGTGGAGGTGTGAGAGGGATCATACCAAGTACTATTCTAGAATTCCTCGAAGCTCAATTACAG AAATTGGATGGTCCTGAAGCTAGACTTTGCGACTATTTCGATATCGTAAGCGGAACAAGTACTGGGGGACTAGTGACAGCAATGCTGACTGCACCAGATGAACACAACAGGCCACTATTTGCAGCAAAGGAAATACCTCAATTCTACCTAGATCATAGCTCAAAAATCTTCCCACAAATGAATCG TGGGATTCTTGATAATGCTAAGAAATGGATCCATGACATGGTTGGTGGACCGAAGTATGATGGTGAATACTTTCATGGACTTTTGAGGAAGTTACTTGGACAAACTAGATTGCATCAAACGTTAACTTCGGTTGCTATCCCTGCGTACGATGTAAAGCAAAGACACACTTGTATCTTCACTACTCACAAAGCTAAAACCACTTTACTAGAAGATCCACTACTCTCAGATGTTTGCATTGGTACTTCTGCGGCGCCAACTTATCTCCCTCCTCACCGTTTCCAAGTGAAGTCCAAAACCGGTGAAAGCGAAGAAGAAGTACGAGAATATAATCTCATTGATGGTGGGGTTGCTGCTAATTGTCCG CTAACAATTCCATATGGACTTATCCCCGGTGTATGCAAGGGAAACCCAAGTTTCTTCAACCAAGGAAATGGGAAAGTTCTGATATTATCATTAGGCACGGGATCATCAACACGAGCGGAGgcagaaaaacaagaaataacaGCCGAGATTGCGGCCAAATGGGGAGTTGTGGACTGGTTGCGCTACACAAATGGATTAAGTGATTTGTTTTCACCAGCCGAGTCTGACATATCTTATTACGACAATGCATCTATCCTAGCTTTGTCTCAACTTTGGCTTGGTTCTAATAAAATCGAGTTCCTCAGAATTCAGCATAACTTCACTAATAGCGAAAGTGGTACGTTATCTTCAATGGACATAGCTACGAAAGAAAATCTGGAATCTCTTGTCAGAGTTGGCCAAGATTTGTTAAAGAAACCGGTTACACAAGTGAACGTAGAAACAGGTCATCTCGAACCCGTGGTGCATAATGATCAAGAAAATCTCCTCCACCAAGAAACCAATCAAGAAGCACTCATAAGATTTGCCAAACTGCTTTCAAGTGAAAGGAAAGATCGTATTCGAAGAAAACACAGTGGTATGGCTGCCGGTTTCACATCAACTGGTCTCTAG